A stretch of Halocalculus aciditolerans DNA encodes these proteins:
- a CDS encoding shikimate kinase has translation MDGRAIAPGAGTVLCALATGVGSAFAIDLDVTASVTLEPEQSSVEGRVAGDADADTSLVERCVELTVAAYGESDPGGVVETESEIPMASGLKSSSAAANATVLATLDALGRADEVSREDACRVGVRAARETGVTVTGAFDDASASMLGGVTVTNNTEDALVARDELDAHALVYTPDERAYSADADTARCQRVAGTADVVEELALAGRYGEAMTVNGWAFCAALDRQTEPMLAALPEADGVSLSGTGPSYVAIGDEDALTEIRNSWDEMTGTTRLVRTRNDGARTT, from the coding sequence ATGGACGGTCGCGCCATCGCGCCCGGAGCCGGAACCGTACTGTGCGCGCTCGCGACGGGCGTCGGGTCGGCGTTCGCCATCGACCTCGACGTGACGGCGTCCGTGACGCTCGAACCCGAGCAGTCGTCGGTCGAGGGCCGGGTCGCCGGCGACGCGGACGCGGACACGTCGCTCGTCGAGCGCTGCGTCGAACTCACTGTCGCGGCGTACGGCGAGAGCGACCCCGGCGGCGTCGTGGAGACGGAGAGCGAGATTCCGATGGCGTCGGGGTTGAAGAGTTCGAGCGCCGCGGCGAACGCGACCGTGCTCGCGACGCTCGACGCGCTCGGCCGCGCGGACGAGGTGTCGCGCGAGGACGCCTGCCGCGTCGGCGTGCGCGCCGCCCGGGAGACCGGCGTGACCGTGACGGGCGCGTTCGACGACGCCTCCGCGAGCATGCTCGGCGGCGTCACCGTCACGAACAACACCGAGGACGCGCTCGTCGCCCGCGACGAACTCGACGCGCACGCGCTCGTCTACACGCCCGACGAGCGCGCGTACAGCGCGGACGCGGACACCGCGCGCTGCCAGCGCGTCGCCGGAACCGCCGACGTCGTGGAGGAGCTCGCGCTCGCCGGCCGGTACGGGGAGGCGATGACCGTCAACGGCTGGGCGTTCTGCGCCGCGCTCGACCGACAGACCGAGCCGATGCTCGCCGCGCTCCCGGAGGCCGACGGCGTCTCCCTCTCCGGGACGGGCCCGAGCTACGTCGCCATCGGCGACGAAGACGCACTCACGGAGATACGCAACTCATGGGACGAAATGACCGGAACGACGAGACTGGTACGGACGAGGAACGACGGCGCGCGG
- a CDS encoding DUF5796 family protein yields the protein MTQRTERAPDPLTVELDAEGVFVEYADGRRVFYNGVPEKRDGSVRTAPERDVHVLVTDAEGEEGVLVYVNDRKTDDAILEESGVGRVLLDAGDEESIFPGVVARQEGYAVEITADLDEVSGRVFVFEESDLAEYAYEIVRSTD from the coding sequence ATGACGCAGCGCACCGAACGCGCCCCGGACCCGCTCACCGTCGAACTCGACGCCGAAGGCGTCTTCGTCGAGTACGCGGACGGCCGTCGCGTCTTCTACAACGGCGTCCCCGAGAAGCGCGACGGGAGCGTGCGCACCGCCCCCGAACGCGACGTCCACGTCCTCGTCACCGACGCCGAAGGCGAAGAAGGCGTGCTCGTCTACGTGAACGACCGGAAGACCGACGACGCCATCCTCGAGGAGTCCGGCGTGGGCCGCGTCCTCCTCGACGCCGGCGACGAAGAATCGATCTTCCCGGGCGTCGTCGCGCGACAGGAGGGGTACGCGGTCGAGATCACCGCCGACCTCGACGAGGTCAGCGGCCGCGTCTTCGTCTTCGAGGAGTCCGACCTCGCCGAGTACGCCTACGAGATCGTCCGCTCGACTGACTGA
- a CDS encoding DUF7128 family protein has translation MVTETTRDGMTWYECEKCGLLFDNVEDAESHEANCDAEDPSYIQ, from the coding sequence ATGGTGACCGAGACCACGCGTGACGGGATGACGTGGTACGAGTGCGAGAAATGCGGCCTCCTCTTCGACAACGTCGAGGACGCGGAGTCACACGAAGCGAACTGCGACGCCGAAGACCCCTCCTACATCCAGTGA
- a CDS encoding class I SAM-dependent methyltransferase, with product MGRPDPLGRAMLDYARGDYERGACEYVTAEADAPRNDAEHANGEGVGGERRERARVFENYFDGPNPASEDVPARLSRLANAGGRVLDVGCGAGQHARWLQERVTTLAADASPNAVCAAREMGVVHAAEMDLFDLAVPADAFRGVHCIGTQATLNRPGTTFTDVLDEFARVTDDAGVAFVDAFDPEHADADRLFGYRDDPRDGLASRAFRVEYDGEVGRTLAFTLYAPDRFRDAAAGTEWRVADAEPAADTPHYVVELRKQLRGDND from the coding sequence ATGGGCCGACCAGACCCACTCGGTCGCGCGATGCTCGACTACGCCCGCGGCGACTACGAGCGCGGCGCGTGCGAGTACGTCACCGCCGAGGCGGACGCCCCGCGAAACGACGCGGAACACGCGAACGGCGAAGGTGTCGGTGGCGAGCGCCGCGAACGCGCTCGGGTCTTCGAGAACTACTTCGACGGGCCGAACCCCGCGAGCGAGGACGTGCCCGCGCGGCTCTCCCGACTCGCCAACGCTGGTGGGCGCGTGCTCGACGTCGGCTGCGGGGCCGGCCAGCACGCGCGCTGGCTGCAAGAACGCGTCACGACGCTGGCCGCGGACGCGTCGCCGAACGCGGTATGCGCGGCGCGCGAGATGGGCGTCGTGCACGCCGCGGAGATGGATCTCTTCGACCTCGCCGTCCCCGCGGACGCGTTCCGCGGCGTCCACTGCATCGGCACGCAGGCGACGCTCAACCGGCCGGGAACGACGTTCACGGACGTCCTCGACGAGTTCGCGCGCGTCACGGACGACGCCGGCGTCGCGTTCGTCGACGCCTTCGACCCCGAGCACGCCGACGCCGACCGCCTCTTCGGCTACCGCGACGACCCCCGCGACGGCCTCGCCTCCCGCGCGTTCCGCGTCGAGTACGACGGCGAGGTCGGGCGCACGCTCGCGTTCACGCTCTACGCGCCCGACCGATTCCGCGATGCCGCCGCCGGGACCGAGTGGCGTGTCGCCGACGCCGAACCGGCCGCCGACACGCCGCACTACGTCGTCGAACTCCGGAAGCAGTTGAGGGGGGACAACGACTAA
- a CDS encoding sensor histidine kinase, with protein sequence MKLLRFTAAGSITLTGLVLLVPNAAQLFASPPLVGFVLAALASIISLGLVAVGPLVYRADIDDVNTARVAGWNLLGLAVLGFVFTLVFTYQPVDNTPFIFAAVLSAGAVAHVIIGVYDVRRIRAEELATEREKLAVLNTLVRHNLRHDAQLLLAAASVVDTDSIPGEHVRTVADDLAEMNENVKTIEQSLEEHPHEIDVAAVCREAVVDARDEYADREFVLDAPDSLTATANDHFRAAVDELVENAVEHGAGTVTVHATDAGGSVEVSVSDDGDGIPAKERELVLGERPITQLEHGSGLGLWLVRWTVEGVGGSLAFDDAGSRAVVTLPA encoded by the coding sequence ATGAAACTACTCAGGTTCACCGCCGCCGGGTCCATCACTCTCACCGGACTCGTCCTCCTCGTCCCGAACGCCGCACAGCTCTTCGCCAGCCCGCCGCTCGTCGGCTTCGTCCTCGCGGCGCTCGCCTCCATCATCTCGCTCGGCCTCGTCGCCGTCGGCCCGCTCGTCTACCGCGCCGACATCGACGACGTGAACACCGCTCGGGTCGCCGGCTGGAACCTCCTCGGCCTCGCCGTCCTCGGATTCGTCTTCACGCTCGTCTTCACCTACCAGCCGGTGGACAACACGCCGTTCATCTTCGCCGCCGTCCTCTCCGCCGGCGCGGTCGCACACGTCATCATCGGCGTCTACGACGTCCGGCGTATCCGCGCTGAAGAACTCGCGACCGAACGCGAGAAGCTCGCCGTGTTGAACACGCTCGTCCGCCACAACCTCCGACACGACGCACAGCTCCTGCTCGCCGCCGCGAGCGTCGTCGACACGGACTCCATCCCCGGAGAGCACGTCCGCACGGTCGCGGACGACCTCGCAGAGATGAACGAGAACGTGAAGACCATCGAGCAGTCCCTCGAAGAACACCCGCACGAGATCGACGTCGCCGCGGTCTGCCGCGAGGCCGTCGTCGACGCGCGCGACGAGTACGCGGACCGCGAGTTCGTCCTCGACGCCCCGGACTCGCTCACGGCGACGGCGAACGACCACTTCCGCGCCGCGGTCGACGAGCTCGTCGAGAACGCCGTCGAGCACGGGGCGGGAACCGTCACCGTTCACGCGACCGACGCGGGCGGCTCCGTCGAAGTAAGCGTGAGCGACGACGGGGACGGCATCCCCGCGAAGGAGCGCGAACTCGTCCTCGGCGAACGCCCCATCACGCAGCTCGAACACGGGAGCGGGCTCGGCCTCTGGCTCGTCCGGTGGACGGTCGAGGGCGTCGGCGGTTCGCTCGCCTTCGACGACGCCGGCTCCCGCGCCGTCGTCACGCTCCCCGCCTAA
- a CDS encoding DEAD/DEAH box helicase: MSETGVVEAFTTLGPAVRDALGARGFTRPTEPQQRAIPPLVAGRDALVVAPTGTGKTETAMLPVLDAIAESGETFGISALYVTPLRALNRDMRERLDWWGEQLGIEIDVRHGDTTQYRRGQQADDPPDVLVTTPESLQAMLTGSKLRVALSDVEHVVVDEVHELAGSKRGAQLSVGLERLVEVAGDFQRIGLSATVGDPEEVGAFLTGGRGCEVVEVDIASKVEFAVREPEVTAADEATGNELMTSADMASHVRAILELVEDHDSTLVFVNTRQTAEALGSRFKELDANIGVHHGSLSKDARIDVEDRFKAGDLDALLCTSSMELGIDVGRIDHVVQYQSPREVARLLQRVGRAGHRQDEVSRGTIITGHPDDTFEALAIARRAAAGDVEVTQIHHGSLDTLANQIVGCVMDDGELPARRAYEICTRAYPFRDLDEETFKEVVRELHANRVLYLDEDADTLNKSGGTFQYFYANLSMIPDEETYEVYDMARGRQIGTLDERFVVNFAEPGASFIQRGEMWRIAEIDEEESRVRVSPIEDPTGEVPSWTGREIPVPYEVAQEVGEIRGVAGPQFAAGADTASVAREFTQRYPTDQYTAEQALEQVERHVDADAPVPDQDTLVVEAHGNDIVVNAPFGHRVNETLGRLLSALLGQQTGSSVGLDAGPYRIELEVPAKTSATDVIDVLETTDPAHVKPLLELSLKKSDALKFTLSHVAAKFGALKRWKGRDGVGLNRVLAALEDTPVYDEAIREIFHRDLDVERAREILERIRSGDLAVETHRGRTPIGVDGRSSGKELLTPENADASVVRAVKERIAGDRVKLVCLNCLDYEHTTKVGRVRDQPQCPHCDSTRIAALSPWADDVVSALKQDDKDPEEEKMTERAYRNASIVQTHGKKAVIALTARGVGPQNAARVINNHREDEADFYRDILEREREYARTKAFW; this comes from the coding sequence ATGAGCGAAACGGGCGTCGTGGAGGCGTTCACGACCCTCGGACCCGCCGTCAGGGACGCACTCGGCGCGCGCGGCTTCACCCGACCGACCGAGCCACAGCAGCGCGCGATTCCGCCGCTCGTCGCCGGCCGCGACGCGCTCGTCGTCGCGCCCACGGGCACCGGGAAGACCGAGACCGCGATGCTCCCCGTGCTCGACGCTATCGCCGAATCGGGGGAAACGTTCGGTATCTCCGCACTCTACGTCACGCCGCTGCGCGCGCTCAACCGCGACATGCGCGAGCGCCTCGACTGGTGGGGCGAACAGTTAGGCATCGAAATCGACGTCCGGCACGGCGACACGACGCAGTACCGCCGCGGCCAGCAGGCCGACGACCCGCCCGACGTGCTCGTGACGACGCCGGAGAGCCTGCAGGCGATGCTCACCGGGTCGAAACTCCGCGTCGCCCTCTCGGACGTCGAGCACGTCGTCGTCGACGAAGTCCACGAGCTCGCGGGCTCGAAGCGCGGCGCGCAGCTCTCGGTCGGCCTCGAGCGCCTCGTCGAAGTCGCGGGCGACTTCCAGCGCATCGGCCTCTCCGCCACCGTGGGCGACCCCGAGGAGGTCGGCGCGTTCCTCACGGGCGGCCGCGGCTGCGAAGTCGTCGAAGTCGACATCGCCTCGAAAGTCGAGTTCGCAGTGCGAGAGCCCGAAGTCACCGCCGCCGACGAGGCGACCGGGAACGAACTCATGACGAGCGCGGACATGGCGAGTCACGTCCGCGCCATCCTCGAACTCGTCGAGGACCACGACTCCACGCTCGTCTTCGTGAACACCCGGCAGACCGCCGAAGCGCTCGGCTCGCGTTTCAAAGAACTCGACGCGAACATCGGCGTCCACCACGGGAGCCTCTCGAAGGACGCGCGCATCGACGTCGAAGACCGCTTCAAAGCCGGCGACCTCGACGCGCTCCTCTGCACGAGTTCGATGGAGCTCGGCATCGACGTCGGCCGCATCGACCACGTCGTCCAGTACCAGAGTCCCCGGGAAGTCGCGCGCCTCCTCCAGCGCGTCGGGCGCGCGGGCCACCGTCAGGACGAGGTCTCCCGCGGGACGATCATCACCGGCCACCCGGACGACACGTTCGAAGCGCTCGCTATCGCCCGACGCGCGGCCGCCGGCGACGTCGAAGTCACGCAGATTCACCACGGGAGCCTCGACACGCTCGCGAACCAGATCGTGGGGTGTGTGATGGACGACGGCGAACTCCCGGCGCGCCGCGCCTACGAGATCTGCACGCGCGCCTACCCCTTCCGCGACCTCGACGAGGAGACGTTCAAGGAGGTCGTGCGAGAGCTCCACGCGAACCGCGTGCTCTACCTCGACGAGGACGCGGACACGCTCAACAAATCGGGCGGGACGTTCCAGTACTTCTACGCGAACCTCTCGATGATTCCCGACGAAGAGACCTACGAGGTCTACGACATGGCGCGCGGGAGACAAATCGGGACGCTCGACGAGCGCTTCGTCGTGAATTTTGCTGAGCCTGGCGCGTCCTTCATCCAGCGCGGCGAGATGTGGCGCATCGCCGAAATCGACGAGGAGGAGTCGAGAGTCCGCGTCTCCCCCATCGAGGACCCGACCGGCGAAGTCCCCTCGTGGACGGGCCGAGAGATTCCCGTCCCGTACGAGGTCGCGCAGGAAGTCGGAGAGATTCGAGGCGTCGCCGGCCCGCAGTTCGCCGCGGGCGCAGACACCGCGAGCGTCGCGCGCGAGTTCACGCAACGATACCCGACCGACCAGTACACCGCCGAACAGGCCCTCGAACAGGTCGAACGGCACGTCGACGCCGACGCGCCTGTCCCCGACCAGGACACGCTCGTCGTCGAGGCGCACGGGAACGACATCGTCGTCAACGCACCGTTCGGTCACCGGGTGAACGAAACCCTCGGACGACTCCTCTCCGCGCTCCTCGGCCAGCAGACCGGCTCCTCTGTCGGCCTCGACGCCGGCCCCTACCGCATCGAACTCGAAGTGCCGGCGAAGACGAGCGCGACCGACGTCATCGACGTCCTCGAAACGACAGACCCCGCGCACGTCAAGCCGCTCCTCGAACTCTCCCTCAAGAAATCCGACGCGCTGAAGTTCACGCTCAGCCACGTCGCCGCGAAGTTCGGCGCGCTCAAACGCTGGAAGGGACGCGACGGCGTCGGCCTCAACCGCGTGCTCGCCGCGCTCGAAGACACGCCGGTGTACGACGAGGCGATACGCGAAATCTTCCACCGCGACCTCGACGTCGAGCGAGCGCGCGAGATACTCGAACGCATCCGATCCGGAGACCTCGCCGTCGAAACCCACCGGGGGCGAACACCCATCGGCGTCGACGGCCGCTCTAGCGGGAAGGAGCTCCTCACGCCCGAGAACGCCGACGCCAGCGTCGTGAGGGCCGTGAAAGAACGCATCGCCGGCGACCGCGTGAAGCTCGTCTGCCTCAACTGCCTCGACTACGAGCACACCACGAAAGTCGGGCGCGTCCGCGACCAGCCCCAGTGCCCGCACTGCGACTCCACTCGCATCGCCGCGCTCTCCCCCTGGGCCGACGACGTCGTCTCCGCCCTCAAACAGGACGACAAAGACCCGGAGGAGGAGAAGATGACCGAGCGCGCCTACCGGAACGCCAGCATCGTCCAGACCCACGGCAAAAAGGCCGTCATCGCGCTCACCGCCCGCGGCGTCGGCCCACAGAACGCCGCCCGCGTCATCAACAACCACCGCGAGGACGAAGCCGACTTCTACCGCGACATCCTCGAACGCGAACGCGAATACGCGAGAACCAAAGCCTTCTGGTAG